One region of Polaribacter pectinis genomic DNA includes:
- a CDS encoding gliding motility protein RemB, producing the protein MIKKYILLVLLFPSILLAQSERYPIFDVCKGSEINSIKDCFYKTTKKHFFADFKTPAIVENENFTGTANVLFVVTAEGDFKLIYANTPYAEVRKEVERVFEAFPKITPGWYNNHAIEMKFEMPILFPVSKNTNLDTDLNSQTNTIQPKEDLFEVVEKNKIADSTFLEHSSQLNIPFTHQKYVDYEFALHKANGTHTASKPYIYNEISEYLDLSIEKKKFLKPEKRTWLGNKLWNEHLLQIKKKDYWLTLDFLVDVQLGKDNSDQSYTYNNTRLVTVNGGLGKNFSYSATIYESQGRFADYINSFISNTSATTRPKFSEGLVPGRGKAKGFKTDSYDYPVAEGYLSYTPNKFMQFQFGNGKNFIGDGYRSFVLSDVSSPTTYLKAKVDFWKIQYTNIWMWNTEPSLLAASNPNEHARKYVAAHYLSINLNKRLNIGFFESAISTGEQGFDAGFLNPIIFYRSVEFNRGEDAGNALVGLTGKYKLNDNISLYSQLIIDEFSVGNLDDLGDWRNKFAYQIGAKYFNAFKVDNLFLQLEYNSARPYTFAHKTPILNYGNYSQPLGHLWGANFWEAIAIARYKKDRWSGSAKIILGKKGFDFQDETVSYGGNIYQSYNDRFADTGNELAQGNTANLFLVDVQANYLLNPANNLSLFAGLSYRSFTPEVSLVGFPSGNNVWLSAGIRADLFNWYFDF; encoded by the coding sequence CATCAATATTATTGGCACAATCAGAAAGATATCCAATTTTTGATGTTTGTAAAGGAAGTGAAATTAACTCGATAAAAGATTGCTTTTATAAAACGACAAAAAAACATTTTTTTGCAGATTTTAAAACTCCAGCAATTGTAGAAAATGAAAATTTTACAGGAACAGCAAATGTACTTTTTGTAGTTACAGCAGAAGGAGATTTTAAATTAATATATGCAAATACGCCTTATGCAGAGGTTAGAAAAGAGGTAGAAAGAGTTTTTGAAGCATTTCCAAAAATTACTCCAGGTTGGTATAATAATCACGCAATAGAAATGAAATTCGAAATGCCTATTTTATTTCCAGTTTCTAAAAATACAAATCTAGATACAGACTTAAATTCGCAAACCAACACTATACAGCCAAAAGAAGATTTATTCGAAGTTGTAGAAAAAAACAAAATTGCAGATTCTACTTTTTTAGAGCATAGTAGTCAGTTAAATATTCCATTTACACATCAAAAATATGTGGATTACGAATTTGCTTTACATAAAGCAAACGGAACACATACTGCTTCTAAACCATATATTTATAATGAAATTAGCGAGTATTTAGATTTATCTATAGAAAAAAAGAAGTTTTTAAAACCAGAAAAGAGAACTTGGTTAGGTAACAAACTTTGGAACGAACATTTACTACAAATTAAAAAGAAAGACTATTGGTTAACTTTAGATTTTTTGGTTGATGTTCAATTAGGTAAAGATAATTCCGACCAATCTTACACATATAATAATACAAGATTGGTAACAGTAAATGGAGGTTTGGGAAAGAATTTTTCTTATTCTGCAACAATTTATGAAAGTCAAGGTAGGTTTGCAGACTATATAAATAGTTTTATTTCAAACACTTCAGCCACTACAAGACCAAAATTTTCTGAAGGATTGGTTCCAGGAAGAGGAAAAGCAAAAGGATTTAAAACGGATTCTTACGATTATCCTGTAGCAGAAGGTTACCTTTCATATACACCAAATAAGTTTATGCAGTTTCAGTTTGGTAATGGTAAAAATTTTATTGGAGATGGTTATAGATCTTTTGTTTTGTCAGATGTTTCATCTCCAACAACATATTTAAAAGCAAAAGTAGATTTCTGGAAAATACAATACACAAATATTTGGATGTGGAATACAGAACCATCACTTTTAGCAGCATCTAACCCTAATGAACATGCAAGAAAATATGTTGCAGCTCATTATTTAAGTATCAATTTAAATAAGAGATTAAATATTGGTTTTTTCGAAAGTGCAATTTCTACAGGAGAACAAGGTTTTGACGCAGGTTTTTTAAATCCTATAATTTTTTACAGATCTGTAGAGTTTAATAGAGGAGAAGATGCAGGAAATGCACTTGTTGGTTTAACAGGTAAATACAAGTTAAATGATAATATATCTTTATACTCTCAATTAATTATTGATGAATTTTCTGTAGGTAATTTAGACGATTTAGGAGATTGGAGAAACAAGTTTGCATATCAAATAGGTGCAAAATATTTCAATGCTTTTAAAGTAGATAACCTTTTTCTTCAATTAGAATACAATTCTGCAAGACCTTATACATTTGCTCATAAAACACCTATACTTAATTACGGAAATTACAGCCAACCTCTAGGGCATCTTTGGGGCGCAAATTTTTGGGAAGCAATTGCCATTGCAAGATATAAGAAAGATAGATGGAGCGGAAGCGCAAAAATAATTTTAGGAAAAAAAGGATTCGATTTTCAAGATGAAACTGTAAGTTATGGTGGAAATATTTATCAATCTTATAATGATAGATTTGCAGATACTGGTAATGAATTAGCGCAAGGAAACACCGCAAATCTTTTTTTAGTAGATGTACAAGCAAATTATTTATTGAATCCTGCTAATAATTTAAGTCTTTTTGCAGGCTTAAGCTATAGAAGTTTTACACCAGAAGTTTCCCTAGTTGGCTTTCCGTCAGGAAATAACGTGTGGTTGTCTGCAGGAATAAGAGCAGATTTATTTAACTGGTATTTCGATTTTTAA